Genomic window (Salinibacterium sp. M195):
AGGCCAACGGCGAGAGCAAGCATCCCTAAGGTTGCGGCCCCACCGAGGAGCGATGGCACGAGGCGTGCCGGCGCGGTAAACGCTTGGCCGAGCACGACGAGGGCGGTGGGGATGCTCGCGAGAACCACGACAATCGCGACGCCAGTCAGGAGTGCGATGCGGTCGACTCGAGGAGCAAAGGCAGCACGAGATGCTGTCGCGAGTAGCGCGAGACCACCTACGGCTACTGCGGGCAGGAGCGCCAAGAGTCGCTCGGGGTCATCAACCACCGCAGCGAAGGGCAAAATCGTCAGAGAAACGGCGACGAGCACGCCGGCGACGAGGCTCCATAGCTGCGGGAGGGCGTTTCGGGTACTCAAGACTGCCATCACCGCTAGCCCTGCGATCACGGCGGAGATACCGAGAATCCACGCACGGGTGTCGCCAGAAGGCAGGCCGATCACGGTCGACAGCACGACGATAAGGCTGAGCATCTGGAGACCAGTCGCCGAGGCGTGGTCGACTCGCAGAGTGCTCTCGAATCGGCGCCCCAGAGTTTGTGCAAGTTCCTGGACGAGTAGAGCAGCAAAGCCAACACCAAGATGCCCAAGCACTACAGACCACGGGGTATCAATCGCATAGCCGACGAGGGCTGGTGTAATAGCAATTCCCACGAGGCCGACCCAGAGCCACGCGCGCATACGGCGCACAGTGGCGAGAATGACGAATAGGCCAGAGATGAGCAGCGTGGCGATTGCCGCGGCTCCGTAACCGCCGAGTGGCGCGGGAGTCTGGGTCGCAATCGCCCAAATGTCGAGAATCACGAAAACCATTCCGAGAGCACCGACCGCCTCCGCAGAGAACTGAAGGTTTGCGCGAGCAAGCAGCCACGCCGCCGTGATGAACACGAGGGTAATGATCGCGATGGCGGTAGTGCGCGTACCCGTATCGGTGAGGTCGGGGTTGAAGAAAGTAAAGACGATCGCCGCGACCGCGAAAAGGCCAGCGCCGGCAACAGCGAGCACCGACTGCACACTGATCGTGGAACGCGACGAGGAAGTGGGGGTGGGGGTAGGTGTGGCCGCTCCGGAAACCGCAGGCGCAGAGACTGCAACATCGTGAGGTAGCGCTGCAGTGGGAATTCGGTCGAGGATGCTCTGTCGGTGCTCCAGCGCGGCCACGGCTGCCTTCGATGCGTCAGCGAGCTCAACGGCAGTTTCGTTGCGCAGGTCGGCACGGCAATGGGTGCAGATTCCCTCGTGCACTTGGGCGAGATCACACCGTGGACATTTGCCCCACGCCTGAAGGCCGCGGACGGCGTCATCGCTCCAAGTTTTATTCATGTTTCACATCATAGAAGCCACGAGCCAATGATGCTTACGGCAAAGAAAAGACCCCCCGCGCACCCGCCAGAGCCCGGTTACCCTTGCTACGTTTCCGTCCTGGGGGAGTTGGCCTGGATGGCGCCACGCGAGGAGCCGCACTCAGTCTACCCAAAAGTTGGAGCCCTTGCGCTCCCCTTCACGCGGCCAAATTCCGGGGCACCGCGTCACCGATTACCACTGAACCGCACACCCCGTTATGATCACTTGAGGTTGTTTGCGCTAACGCGTGTTCAACTCGCCAGGAGAATTCGCCTAGTGGCCTATGGCGCACGCTTGGAAAGCGTGTTGGGTGCAAGCCCTCGGGGGTTCGAATCCCCCATTCTCCGCACTTACCCGATGTTGTCGCGAGACGCGAATAGACGAAGGGACTGACACGTTGACGCACAAGAGTGCCAGCAGTAAACCTTCTCGAAACGATCCTCGACGTCGACTCGGCCAACCGCGATCGCTCTTTCGTCGTGGCTTAATTGCGGCGCTCACCTTCACCGTGCCCGTCTTCGGCGTGCTTTACGCCCTCACTATCCCGGATGGCCCCTGGCTGGCGGTCGCCATCACGCAAGCGGCGGCCGTCGTTGCCGCCATTGCGGCATCCGTCTCCTACTTTCGAAGTGCCATCTGGATTGGCCCTGACTCCCCCACAGTGACCGAGCGCGGCTTTTTCTTTGGAAGGCTCACTCACTTCGACAAAGCAGATGCGGTCTCGATTTTGCTGGCAGACGTGTACACGAGCGATGGCTCAGAAACGCGGCCACAGATGGTCATCCTGGGCGCAGACAAGAAGCGTTTGCTTCGCATGCGTGGGCAATACTGGTCGCCGAGTGATTTCGACATTGTCGCCGCCGAGTTCGATGTTCCCGTCTTCAGCATTCCTGGCGCAGTCTCGACGAGCGAACTTCGCGAAGACTACCCGCACGCTCTTTATACGCTGGAACGGCACCCCGTCATGATGGGGCTCATTGCCGTAGGGTGCACCGCCGCAACGGCTGCAATCTTGATGGGTGCGCTTGCCGTGATCCGCACCGTCGCACCCTAAGCACCGCACCGCACCGCACCGCACCGCAACCCCGCCGCCGCCGCCGCTTAACGACAAATGCCGCAGCCCCGCTGCCGCCCAAGCGACATACGGTTCTGCGGCATCTGCCGTACGGAGAACTAGCTCTTGACTGACCCACTCATGAGTCCGCCAACGAAGTACTTGCCGAGCACAATGTAGACGATGAGGGTCGGCAACGAGGCGAGCAGTGCACCAGCCATGGCGGCACCATAGTTGGCCAACTGCGCACCCTGAGCCAAGTTATTGAGCGACAGCGATACTGGTCCCTCATTCTGGTTCGAGAGGAACAGGGCGAACAAGAAGTCGTTCCACGCGGACGTGAACTGCCAGATGATCGTCACAACAAAACCAGGCAGCGACAGAGGCAACACGATACTGCCAAAGGTGCGCAGCATCCCGGCGCCATCCATGCGCGATGCTTCCATCAACTCGTGCGGGATGCTCGCGTAATAGTTACGGAAGATCAGCGTACAAATCGGCAAACCATAAATGACGTGAACGATCAGCAACGTCGAGATATCGCTGGGTAGCCCCAGCGTCGTCTTCATCTGCACGAGCGGGGTCATGATCGCCTGGTAAGGAATGAACATTCCGAACAGGATGACCGTGAACACGATGTCGGCGTACGGGAAGCGCCAGCGCGCAAGCACGAATCCGTTCATCGCTCCGAGGAACGATGCGATCAGTGCTGCGGGAATCGCCAACAAGAACGTGCGACCGATGGATGCCGACAGCGCGTTCCAGGCGAGCGCCCAGTTGTCGAATCCGGTGGGTCCCCCTTCGAGAGCAGGCTCCCAAGGCCAGCGAACGGGTAGTCCCCACGAGGTGGCGGGGTTGACGTCTTGCGGCGGCTTGAGGCTCGTAACGATAAGCACGTAGACGGGCATCAACACGACGATAAGGAACAGCACGAGCAATACGTACTTGACCGTGCGGCTCAGGCGTTTGCGATTGCGGAGCGTCGTTTGGCCAGGCATATCTGATGCGCTTGACACGGTGGGCTTCTTCTTGGGTTCAGTGATGACGCTCATCGCTGCTTCCTCTCTGAACGGGCCGTATAGATCAGGTAAGGAACGATCAGCACAGCGACGAACAGCAACAGGATTGTGGCTATCGTTGCGGACTTTGCGTAGTCGTTCGCGGTGAGGGCAACCCACAGATAGGTTGCGGGAACCTCGGTCTGGTAGATCGACTTGGTGATCGCCATGATGAGGTCGAAGACCTTGAGCGACATATGGCCAACGATGATGAGGGCCGAGAGCGCGACGGGGCTGAGCTGGGGGAAGATCACGTAACGGTAGAGCTTCCACTCGGTTGCGCCATCCATGCGGGCTGCTTCGCGCAGCTCCATCGGAATACCGCGGAATCCGGAGAGGAACAAGGCCATGACGTAGCCAGCAAGCTGCCAGATCGCGGGCAAAGCAATCGCCGCCATGCCCCAACCAGGTTCGCTCCACCAGGCGTTCTGCAGAAAGTCGAGACCCATGATCTCGAAGATCCGGTTCAACCCGGATGCACGATCACCCTCAGCGCTGTTGAGCAACCAGCGCCAGACGACACCGGATGCCACGAACGAGATGGCCATCGGGAACAGGAATACCGAGCGGAACACGCCCTCAGCAGTGACGCCCTTGTCGAGCATCCATGCCCACAAGAAACCGAAAAGCATGGTTCCACCGATGAAGAAGACGGTGAAGACACCGAGGTTCTGCAACGAATGAATGAAGCGCTCTTCTGCAAAGAGAGCAAAGTAGTTGTCGAGTCCTACGAACTCGGTTGCCGGTAGAAGGCTGTGCCGGTTGCTGAGCGACACCGAGATGTTGGCAGCGATCAAACCGTACACAAAGATGCCGATAACGATGATCGTCGGTGCGATCAAGAGGAGCGGCGGCCCCCAGTTTTTGTACCCTTTTTTCACGCGCGAGCTCCTCGGTTTGCACGGTAGTGGGTGGGGGTATTGCCACCCCCACCCACTATTTCTCGTGGTGCTAGTTAGCCCTGAGCCTTGTCAGAAGCAGCAACTAGTCCGGAAAGCAGCGATGCTGCGTCGCGGTCGGCGCCGAACTTACCGATGGCTGAGGAGATGTCTCCCGACCAGGCAATGCTTGCTGCGGCACCGTGTGCGAGCGAGCTCACAACAGTGTCTTCACCGAACGACTTGATGGCTGTCTGCTGGTACGCGGGGTAGTCAGCGGCAACCGTGTCGGTACGTGCCGGGATCGAACCCTTGGCGAGGTTGAATGCCTTCTGGCCTTCAGCGGAGCTGATGGTCGTCAACCAGTCAATGGCGGCTGCTTCGTGAGGAGCGCCTACCGAGAGAGTGAACGAGTCAGCGAGGAAGTCGAAGACTCCGTCGGTGCCGGGGGTTGCCCAGGTGGTGTACTCGCTGTCGTAGGTCCAACCGGCCTGCTGGAATGCAGACTCAGCCCAGTCACCCATGACGTTGTAGGCAGCGTTGCCATCGAGAACGATCTGCGTTGCCGCGTCCCAGTCAAGACCAGCGAAGTCGCTGTTGGTGTATTCGAGAAGGTCACCGTAGTGACCGATAGCGGTCTCTACGCCCGCACTGTCCCAAGCGGTGTCGCCGGTCCAGAGTCCCGAGTAGTCTTCGGCGCCGAGGTCAGCGATGAGAACGTTTTCGAAGAGCTGCATCTGAGTCCACTCGGTACCGAGGGCCAAAGGAGTCTCGACGCCAGCGGCCTTGAGCTTTGCGAGGTCTACGAGCCAGGCGTCGATGTCAGCAGGTGCGGCCATCGGGTCGATGCCGGCATCCTTGAGCACCTGGGTGTTGGCCCAGACCACGTTTGCACGGTGGATGTTGCTGGGCACGGAGTAGATGGCGCCGTCAACGGTGATGCGCTCGATCAGGCTCTCGGGGAAGACATCGGTGAGTCCGTTGTCTTCGAAGAAGGAGCTGAGGTCCTGAAGCTGACCGGCGTTGATGTAGTCCGTGAGCTCGGCTCCGGCGTGGGCCTGGAAGGTGTCCGGCGGGTTATTGGCCTCGAGGCGTGAAGCCAAGGCTGCCTTGGCGTTTGAACCGGCGCCGCCAGCTACTGAGGCGTTGATGAACTCGTCATCGGGGTACTGCTCTTGGAATACCTTGACGAGAGCGTCGAGGCCGACTTTTTCGGAGCCTGATGCCCACCAGGTGAATACCTCAACCTGGCTGGCGTTGTCTGGGTCTGTCGTTCCGGTGTTGCCTGAGCAGCCCGCGAGAACGAGGCCTAAGGCCACCGCCCCGGCGATAATGGAAAGTGGCTTACGCATTCTGTGTTCCTCCATTGGAAAGTGAGTGCTGTTCCGTTCAAGAAGTGAATCGGACGCTCACTAGTAAACTGTCTCGCCCTTGGGTTTGACAAGTGAACGCAACAGTTTTCCCCACATTGGTATGGTCACGATTTGGCAACGGCACGTCGGCTGGCCAAGAAGCTCTTCAGCTGGCGACCACGCGTTGCAGGTCAAAACCCCCGCAAATACGCGGTATTTCGTTCAGTTTTCACCACTCAGCTTGCCTAAAATGGCAGCGTGCAGCCTGTTCGGGCTAGCGTCGCTTCAGCGTAGAAAAAATCCCCCGCAAAACTTCGCGAACCACAGTTTGTCCAGTTCGTGAACCCAAGACGTCCTGGAGAACGTTCGGTTGCTTCCGCGTTGACGTCCGCGTCGTTGTACGAGAAGACGACTTCGGAGCAGACTTTTTGTTCATGTCTTTGAGCGCTCGCTCGTAGTCAGCCTGAAGCTTTGCCTGTTCTTGAGCTATTGTTTTCGCCGTCGACTCAGCTTGCTCAGCCGCCTCGACAGCAGCATCCGCTTCCGCTGCCGCATTCATCTTGACGGCCAATATCTCTCGCGCCGATTCCCGGTCAACCGGAGTGCCATACGTCACCATCAGTGGGGACGCGGCAACCGCCGCCGACATCACGGCAGCATCAGTGGGAGACATTGACCCGCGAGGAGCCCGCAAGCGAGTCCACGCCACCGGAGTTGGCGCACCCTTTTCGTTCATAACCGTGATGATCGCCTCGCCCGTCGCCAACGTGGTCAGCACCTCTCCTAAGTCATAGCCCGACGTCGGATACGTCGACACCGTTGCTTTGAGGGCCTTCGCCGAATCAGGAGTGTGGGCACGCAGCTGATGCTGAAAACGCGAACCGATCTGCGCGAGCACATCGCTAGGCACATCCTTCGGGGTCTGAGTGACAAAAACTACACCGACACCCTTCGAGCGAATAAGTCGCACCGTTTGAGTAATCGACGCAATGAAATCCTTTGACGCATCGTTGAACAACAGGTGCGCCTCATCGAAGAAGAAAACCAACTTGGGCTTGTCGATATCGCCAACCTCGGGCAGATCGTTGAAGAGATCGGCAAGCAACCACATCAGAAAGGTCGAGAAGAGCGCTGGTTTGTCATTGACACCAGGGATCTCAAGCAGGCTCACGATTCCCTTGCCCTCGGCATCAGTTCGCAAGAATAAGGACGTATCAATTTCGGGCTCACCGAAGAAGGCATCCGCGCCCTCGTTAGCAAAGCCAATGAGCTCACGCAGGATGACGCCAGCGGTAGCCGAGGAGAGCCCACCGAGATTCTTCAACTCGGCTTTGCCATCGTCGCTCAGTAGGTATTGCACGACCGCGCGCAAATCGCTGAGGTCAACAAGCGGTAGTCCGGCTTTATCGGCGTAGTGGAAAATCAGCCCCAAGCTCGACTCCTGAGTGTCGTTCAGCCCGAGCACTTTCGAGAGCAGCAGCGGGCCAAAACTGGAGACAGTCGCACGAATGGGAACGCCAGTACCCATGCCGCCGAGGGTGAAGTACTCCGTCGGGGATGCCGCGGGTTGCCAGTCCTGGCCAATCGACTCTGTGCGTTCCAGCAGCTTGCCACTCGAAGTTCCTGCGGTGGCAATGCCAGAAAGGTCACCCTTTATATCGGCAGCAAAGACCGGAACACCGGCGGCCGAAAGCTGCTCAGCGAGCACCTGCAATGTTTTGGTCTTACCTGTTCCGGTCGCGCCGGCGACAAGGCCGTGGCGGTTGAGCATCGCGATCGGGATGCGCACCGGAACGTCGGCCAGCGCATCGCCATTAACGAGTGCGCCCATCTCGAGCACCTCACCCTCGAAGGCATAGCCTTCTCGAATCGCCGTCACCTCTGAGGCAGTCAGTGGCCCGTTACCAGAATCTGACACCACAGACTGCGGGGCGGGCTCCGCTTCCGGCGCGGCCTCCGCTTCCGCTTCCAGCGCGGCCTCAGCCGACGCTAGCTCTGCGACCGCGAGGGCTGCCTGCGCCTCCGCTAGGGCTTTCTTGGCTGCTTCTACTTGTGCTGCGGCATCCGTCATTCTTCTAGCCTACGGAGTTGGGGTCTGACGCGGTTGTCTGCGCTACGAATTGTGATCTGTCGCAATCGTTCACCACACCCACTTCGCCATCATCCTGATTCTGCCGTGAGCTTCTTGGCTAACGGAGCCCACACGATCACCGCAACGCCAACGCCGATCAGCACGCCGCCGAAGGTGTCGCTCAGCCAGTGTGCGCCCAGATACGTACGACTGAGAACCATCAGAATCGTGTAGGCGACGCCCGCGATCCACACCCACCGACGGTGCAACAGAATAATCAGCACGACAGCTAGCGTTGCGGCATTAGCCACATGCCCTGACGGGAATGAACCAAGATCAGCCGTGACGAGAATCTCCGTCGGACGGGCCCGCCCGAACGTGGTTTTGAGCAGTTGAACTACTCCAGCACTCACCGCAGAGGCGGCGAGAAAGTACACCGCTGCCCATCGCCGTCGAGCAATCACGAAGGCGAGAGCGCCTCCCAACGGCACAACGAAGACCCCGAACCAGCCGCCACCGAGAAAGTTCATCGCGAGTGCTGGCACGGTCAAGAAAGGAGACCGGATGCTCACAAAATCAGCAAGAAGCAACTGATCGACGCTCCACGGCGTATTGCGGGTAGCTATGAGCGCCCCGAGCAACACAGCAAGGGCTATCGCCCCAATACCGCTGATGAGCGGCCAGAGTGCCGTGATCCGACGGGCCTCGGCCCGAGAAAGCTGTTGATTCACCCGTTAACGCTAGCGAGTCAACCTCAACGGTTGCCCATACCGCGCCGGGAGAGCTCAGTGAGGACTGTTTAACCGGTCAACGACTGATTTCTCTCACCGGGCAAGAGCCGGCACCGTTCGAGGACGCACGACAATCCACATTACGGCGATCGATACGATCGCGGTGCACCCCATCACAATGCCCATCGGAATCGCATTCGTGATTCCGAACGCACCCACGATGGGCGATGTCAGGCCCGCGAGCCCGAAGTTGACTGCGCCAAGAACAGAAGCGGCAGTCGCGGCCTCTCCCCCGTGGTTCGCCAGCGCAAGCACTTGAGTACAGGGGAAGGAAAAGCCGCAGAACATCACAAATAGGAACAGCGGAATCAGTACCGAGATGAGATCGCCGTTCACGACATCCAAGAAAACGATCGCCGATGCCGACAGCAGCAGTCCGATGCCGGAGCCAGCGAGAATCCATTGCGGCCCGATGTAACGCATCAGGAACGCACTGGTCTGCACTCCGATCACGACGCCGACGGAATTGACGGCAAACACCAGCCCAAACGCCTGGGGATCGAGCCCGTACACATTTTGCAGAAGGAACGGGGACGACGAAAGATAAGCGAACAGCCCCGAGAACGTCATGCCAGCGATGACTGCTGTGCCGACAAATACACGGTCAGTAAAGAGTGCCTTGTAGCGATCGCGAGCGGTGGCATGACCGAGGTCGCGACGGCGAGCTGGCGGCAGCGTTTCAACGATGAAGAACCAGGCGGCAAGCAACACGAGAGCGCCATAGATTGCGAGGAACACGAACATTCCACGCCACGGGGTGATCAGAAGCAATTGCGATCCGATAAGAGGGGCCAAAATTGGCGCAAGTCCCTGTACCAGTGCCAGCCGCGAGAGCATACGCACGAGCGGTAGACCTCCGAAAAGGTCCCTCACCACCGCCATGGCGACGACGGCCCCGGCAGCAGCACCCATTCCCTGAATGAGTCGGAACATAAAGAGGAGTTCAATGTTGCCCGAGAGCGCGACCCCGAGGCTCGCGACGAGATGCACACTCGTTGCCACGATGAGCGGAAGTCGCCGTCCCAAGCGATCGCTCAAGGGCCCGACGATCAACTGGCCAAGAGCGAAGCCAAGGGTGGTCGCGGTGAGCGTGAGTTGCACGACCGCCGCTGTCGTATTGAGATCACTTTCGATAAGCGGGAATGCAGGCAGATACAGATCCACGGTGAAAGGACCGAGCGCCGTGAGCGCACCCAAAACAAGTACATAGACAAGGCGTTGGCGTGCGGAGAGGGAATCACCCGGGTGAACGACGGTTGTCACACGAATCCTTGCTATCTAAAAGCCCAAGTGGGCGCGGGAAGAGAGAATGTCCGCGACCCCGAGGACTCCCCAACACTACGCCTCTCTCCGTGACGAGTGCGATCCAGCGACGATTCACGCCAGCCTACTCAGCGCGGTTCTGCTCCGCGTAGAGCCGCGAGTACACTCCGCCGAGGTCGATTAGCTCGGAGTGGGTTCCTCTCTCAACGATCGATCCGGCGTCGACCACGAAGATTACGTCAGCAGACCGCACGGTGGACAACCTGTGCGCAACAGCAATTGTCGTTCTCCCGCGCGCTGCAGTGTCGAGCGCACTCTGAACAATTCGCTCGGAGATCGAGTCCAATGCACTCGTCGCTTCGTCAAGGATCAGAACGCCGGGATCTTTGAGGAGCACACGCGCGATAGCGATTCTCTGCTTCTCGCCCCCAGAGAGACGGTAGCCCCGCTCCCCCACCGTGGTCGCGTAGCCGTCAGGGAACGACATGATCGTGTCGTGAATATTAGCGGCGCGGGCCGCGGTTTCGATCTGTTCGAGACTCGCCTCGGGACGCGCATACGAAAGATTGTCAGCGATGCTGGCGTGAAAGAGGTAGGTCTCTTGACTAACAATGCCAATGTTCCGGATGAGCGAGTCTTGGCTGAGATCGCGCACATCGTCTCCGGCAAAGAGAACCCTGCCATCGCTGGCTTCGTGCAGGCGGGGAATTAGATAAGAGACCGTAGTCTTTCCCGCACCTGACGGCCCAACGAACGCCGCGTATTGGCCGG
Coding sequences:
- a CDS encoding carbohydrate ABC transporter permease, with product MSVITEPKKKPTVSSASDMPGQTTLRNRKRLSRTVKYVLLVLFLIVVLMPVYVLIVTSLKPPQDVNPATSWGLPVRWPWEPALEGGPTGFDNWALAWNALSASIGRTFLLAIPAALIASFLGAMNGFVLARWRFPYADIVFTVILFGMFIPYQAIMTPLVQMKTTLGLPSDISTLLIVHVIYGLPICTLIFRNYYASIPHELMEASRMDGAGMLRTFGSIVLPLSLPGFVVTIIWQFTSAWNDFLFALFLSNQNEGPVSLSLNNLAQGAQLANYGAAMAGALLASLPTLIVYIVLGKYFVGGLMSGSVKS
- a CDS encoding carbohydrate ABC transporter permease, whose protein sequence is MKKGYKNWGPPLLLIAPTIIVIGIFVYGLIAANISVSLSNRHSLLPATEFVGLDNYFALFAEERFIHSLQNLGVFTVFFIGGTMLFGFLWAWMLDKGVTAEGVFRSVFLFPMAISFVASGVVWRWLLNSAEGDRASGLNRIFEIMGLDFLQNAWWSEPGWGMAAIALPAIWQLAGYVMALFLSGFRGIPMELREAARMDGATEWKLYRYVIFPQLSPVALSALIIVGHMSLKVFDLIMAITKSIYQTEVPATYLWVALTANDYAKSATIATILLLFVAVLIVPYLIYTARSERKQR
- a CDS encoding ABC transporter substrate-binding protein, with the protein product MRKPLSIIAGAVALGLVLAGCSGNTGTTDPDNASQVEVFTWWASGSEKVGLDALVKVFQEQYPDDEFINASVAGGAGSNAKAALASRLEANNPPDTFQAHAGAELTDYINAGQLQDLSSFFEDNGLTDVFPESLIERITVDGAIYSVPSNIHRANVVWANTQVLKDAGIDPMAAPADIDAWLVDLAKLKAAGVETPLALGTEWTQMQLFENVLIADLGAEDYSGLWTGDTAWDSAGVETAIGHYGDLLEYTNSDFAGLDWDAATQIVLDGNAAYNVMGDWAESAFQQAGWTYDSEYTTWATPGTDGVFDFLADSFTLSVGAPHEAAAIDWLTTISSAEGQKAFNLAKGSIPARTDTVAADYPAYQQTAIKSFGEDTVVSSLAHGAAASIAWSGDISSAIGKFGADRDAASLLSGLVAASDKAQG
- a CDS encoding helicase HerA-like domain-containing protein, with the protein product MTDAAAQVEAAKKALAEAQAALAVAELASAEAALEAEAEAAPEAEPAPQSVVSDSGNGPLTASEVTAIREGYAFEGEVLEMGALVNGDALADVPVRIPIAMLNRHGLVAGATGTGKTKTLQVLAEQLSAAGVPVFAADIKGDLSGIATAGTSSGKLLERTESIGQDWQPAASPTEYFTLGGMGTGVPIRATVSSFGPLLLSKVLGLNDTQESSLGLIFHYADKAGLPLVDLSDLRAVVQYLLSDDGKAELKNLGGLSSATAGVILRELIGFANEGADAFFGEPEIDTSLFLRTDAEGKGIVSLLEIPGVNDKPALFSTFLMWLLADLFNDLPEVGDIDKPKLVFFFDEAHLLFNDASKDFIASITQTVRLIRSKGVGVVFVTQTPKDVPSDVLAQIGSRFQHQLRAHTPDSAKALKATVSTYPTSGYDLGEVLTTLATGEAIITVMNEKGAPTPVAWTRLRAPRGSMSPTDAAVMSAAVAASPLMVTYGTPVDRESAREILAVKMNAAAEADAAVEAAEQAESTAKTIAQEQAKLQADYERALKDMNKKSAPKSSSRTTTRTSTRKQPNVLQDVLGSRTGQTVVREVLRGIFSTLKRR
- a CDS encoding phosphatase PAP2 family protein, producing MNQQLSRAEARRITALWPLISGIGAIALAVLLGALIATRNTPWSVDQLLLADFVSIRSPFLTVPALAMNFLGGGWFGVFVVPLGGALAFVIARRRWAAVYFLAASAVSAGVVQLLKTTFGRARPTEILVTADLGSFPSGHVANAATLAVVLIILLHRRWVWIAGVAYTILMVLSRTYLGAHWLSDTFGGVLIGVGVAVIVWAPLAKKLTAESG
- a CDS encoding multidrug effflux MFS transporter, which encodes MTTVVHPGDSLSARQRLVYVLVLGALTALGPFTVDLYLPAFPLIESDLNTTAAVVQLTLTATTLGFALGQLIVGPLSDRLGRRLPLIVATSVHLVASLGVALSGNIELLFMFRLIQGMGAAAGAVVAMAVVRDLFGGLPLVRMLSRLALVQGLAPILAPLIGSQLLLITPWRGMFVFLAIYGALVLLAAWFFIVETLPPARRRDLGHATARDRYKALFTDRVFVGTAVIAGMTFSGLFAYLSSSPFLLQNVYGLDPQAFGLVFAVNSVGVVIGVQTSAFLMRYIGPQWILAGSGIGLLLSASAIVFLDVVNGDLISVLIPLFLFVMFCGFSFPCTQVLALANHGGEAATAASVLGAVNFGLAGLTSPIVGAFGITNAIPMGIVMGCTAIVSIAVMWIVVRPRTVPALAR